A window from Temnothorax longispinosus isolate EJ_2023e chromosome 1, Tlon_JGU_v1, whole genome shotgun sequence encodes these proteins:
- the LOC139815992 gene encoding beta-catenin-like protein 1 yields the protein MSLEKRKISSSTDQDSARKKIRIMKEKQPPNTPKRPAAGEEDDDDEWESVRQPKKLDELTEKEKQDILNEETEAPEVEALDEATLERLILLFEIRALKNQIMRLKFPDQLEKFMESEVKLHKTLQELQIVAATNLTNLYHMLMVELGAVPSLLELLSHENTDIAVGVVDLLQALAKEGILHEFQESADTFIDALLEQQVCALLVQNLERLDETVNKEDSGVYNTLDIFMNLLEFRPDLCADAGKQGLMQWLLRRVKIKTITCDDDDPNKVLACMLLSRLLQHTPENRLLLSDLNGIDVLLQQLTYLQSHDPQTAQEHEINEEIMENLFNVLCSSLMATVNRDRFLRGEGLQLMNLMLREKKMSWDGSLKVLDHAMNGPDGKDNCSKFVDILGLQTIFPLFMKTPTHDRKRMLTAEKHVISIIASLLKNCKGQQRQTLLSYFTENDYEKVDRLMELHFKYLEKVEEVKKNGKDDEDEKESYSRRLDGGLFILNLVDYVLLEACTGCPPAVKQRVRDLLAQRSLKTICHIMREYAGNLGDAGDTEWKEAEQQRILQLIDKF from the exons ATGTCATTAGAGAAACGTAAAATCTCAAGTTCAACTGATCAAGATTcagcgagaaagaaaatacgCATAATGAAAGAGAAGCAA CCCCCAAACACACCGAAACGACCGGCAGCAGGAGAGgaagacgatgacgatgaaTGGGAGAGTGTGAGACAGCCTAAGAAGCTCGACGAACTAACGGAGAAGGAAAAGCAAGATATATTGAATGAGGAAACCGAGGCGCCTGAAGTCGAAGCGTTGGATGAAGCGACGCTCGAACGTCTGATCCTTCTATTCGAGATAAGAGCTCTGAAGAATCAAATAATGAGACTCAAATTCCCAGATCAACTGGAGAA GTTTATGGAATCCGAAGTAAAACTGCACAAAACTCTGCAAGAGCTTCAAATTGTAGCAGCAACCAATCTAACCAATTTGTATCATATGTTAATGGTAGAGTTAGGCGCCGTACCTTCTTTACTAGAATTGTTGTCTCATGAAAATACTGATATAGCAGTTGGTGTGGTAGATCTTCTGCAGGCATTGGCTAAAGAAGGTATATTACACGAATTTCAAGAAAGCGCGGATACATTTATCGATGCTTTGTTGGAGCAACAAGTTTGCGCTCTTCTAGTACAAAATCTCGAGAGGCTTGATGAAACAGTGAATAAAGAGGACAGCGGTGTTTATAACACACTTG ACATTTTTATGAACCTACTGGAATTTAGACCAGATTTATGTGCGGATGCGGGAAAGCAGGGATTGATGCAATGGTTGTTACGTcgagttaaaattaaaacaataacatgtgacgacgacgacccgAACAAAGTTCTCGCCTGTATGCTCTTGTCTAGACTTTTGCAGCATACGCCAGAAAATAGACTCCTTTTAAGTGACTTGAATGGAATTGATGTTTTGCTACAACAATTAACT TATTTACAGAGTCACGATCCGCAGACTGCACAGGAACATGAGATAAATGAAGAGATAATGGAAAATTTGTTTAACGTTTTGTGCTCAAGCTTAATGGCTACTGTAAATCGAGATAGATTTCTGCGTGGCGAAGGCCTCCAACTTATGAACTTAATGttacgagaaaaaaagatgtcATGGGATGGATCTCTCAAA GTTTTAGATCACGCTATGAATGGCCCGGACGGAAAAGATAACTGCAGCAAATTTGTAGATATTCTTGGATTGCAAACTATATTTCCTCTGTTTATGAAAACCCCAACACAcgatagaaaaagaatgctTACTGCAGAAA AACACGTGATTTCAATCATAGCAAGCTTATTAAAGAACTGTAAAGGACAACAGCGTCAAACATTACTTAGTTATTTTACGGAGAATGATTATGAGAAAGTGGATAGATTAATGGAATTACATTTCAAGTATCTTGAAAAGGTAGAAGAAGTTAAAAAGAATGGGAAG gACGATGAAGACGAAAAAGAATCGTACTCGAGAAGATTAGACGGcggattatttatattaaatttagtagATTATGTACTTTTAGAAGCTTGCACTGGTTGTCCGCCTGCAGTCAAGCAACGAGTAAGGGATCTCTTGGCGCAGAGATCCCTTAAAACAATTTGCCACATCATGAGAG AATACGCCGGTAATTTAGGAGATGCCGGTGATACCGAATGGAAAGAAGCAGAGCAACAAcgtatcttacaattaattgacaaattttga
- the LOC139808121 gene encoding uncharacterized protein isoform X2 → MFPLPLYRRIMIHVSSESAHRYDRLKRKGAAFLTNLFKSRKLAVEMKINEDEEMKRAPRVETPAIITNACRRGGSENDSTMSRIPSTLSVTAVDVVVSCQPSPSHSILTLTPGRTRNIDQDMEALRLSRQDNPFLQVLASRESLVESIEESESDDAILMSQEYGDADPLTLAQVHEHLVRSPPPASWPNSTAFQFPNQDESTPGKNDAALLVKSPSKTPSHRGNDHELSRSETTTDIRDRHSHPFSLLHPTPIRSLSEVRRLHRSADDSVQLMSNE, encoded by the exons ATGTTTCCGCTTCCTCTGTATAg ACGAATTATGATACACGTGTCGTCCGAAAGCGCGCATAGATATGATCGGTTGAAACGCAAAGGGGCGGCTTTCCTAACGAATCTGTTTAAATCGAGAAAATTGGCGGTAGAGATGAAGATTAACGAAGACGAAGAGATGAAACGAGCGCCCAGGGTGGAGACTCCCG CAATTATTACGAATGCTTGTCGCCGGGGCGGCTCGGAGAACGACAGCACGATGTCCCGAATTCCGTCGACCTTGAGCGTGACAGCGGTGGACGTTGTCGTCTCCTGTCAGCCGTCACCCTCGCACTCGATTCTGACCCTGACACCCGGTAGAACGCGTAACATCGATCAGGACATGGAAGCACTCAGGCTGAGTCGTCAGGACAATCCTTTTCTACAG GTATTAGCAAGTCGAGAGAGCCTTGTGGAATCGATCGAGGAGTCCGAGTCCGACGATGCGATTCTAATGTCGCAG GAATACGGTGACGCGGATCCGCTTACACTCGCGCAGGTACACGAGCACCTGGTCCGCAGTCCACCACCGGCTTCGTGGCCCAATTCCACGGCCTTCCAGTTTCCCAATCAGGACGAAAGCACCCCGGGCAAAAATGATGCGGCACTCCTAGTCAAGAGCCCGTCAAAGACACCCTCGCATCGCGGTAACGACCACGAGCTCTCGAGGAGCGAGACGACGACCGATATTAGAG aTCGGCATTCCCATCCCTTCTCGTTACTACATCCGACGCCGATTCGTTCCTTGTCGGAAGTTCGACGACTTCACCGATCGGCCGACGACAGCGTGCAGCTCATGTCGAACGAATAA
- the LOC139807934 gene encoding uncharacterized protein, which translates to MAAAAAEAPSAHLALATGNKILVTVESALSDILVVSFVHGAKCFQGALLDAAKRGLPCGVQPPEPVPDPDGDKLATIAARFSYFQEKRSASSSSAAAVVAKVDLRRSINPPARYKNARPTVRLRPRQVLCSKCRSICNENSENVDVSRKRKHEDAQQQQQSQQLIPGSTRRSDRRCGQQPQKTQRTLLSECRAESTVSNQATTKTTSSSADSSKLGASLIPKLSRLQPNEISNATQGSGQLSDKVKVAASAQSSHWPVRSEEEASLNMLASSQERVESTADCDNNPSMAYCATPRRLSSSSVESAKVPEEEDKKTFAAADSTMRLRTGRVPRKKRSVGSMEDLWDESVFEDPTRTARTTPVIKISFGAQGEGTVLKIPAKPQDPDAYEQETDDADDAQQERDPLELPRSFGDNYEGEEDGQEQVDPQKQGGVVKDASAKAAKRALKKAKKEARRKMLGGVSPARSPCNGSPRYNPTYDPLSYHRRKHKVKHKKKHKESRKHKNQQQQQQPDQPQQSEQPCLDSTGQPQQQQQQQEEEQHQQNWNVLPGGGESYRAIKEQCLKQKLSISLKRLNTNAYARCDYPVSNASSGCKSSGGSSDELSEHEPEVETAPDFPPHQSHPLVMRLAATPVAHCLTTNGKRMDVGDVVWGKIHGFPWWPGKVLSITVSCKEDGTSSGPQAHVAWYGSSTSSLMSCDQLSPFLETFKTRYNKKKRGPYKEAIRQAQNEARSQSTPNSTSSVLNVCGSPREVNVLS; encoded by the exons GGGTCTTCCCTGCGGTGTTCAGCCGCCGGAGCCGGTGCCGGACCCCGATGGCGACAAACTGGCGACGATCGCGGCGCGTTTCAGCTATTTCCAAGAGAAGAGGAGCGCGTCTTCGTCATCGGCGGCCGCCGTCGTTGCCAAGGTCGATCTCCGCAGGAGCATCAATCCGCCCGCTAGATACAAGAACGCGAGGCCTACGGTGAGACTGAGACCCCGCCAGGTGCTCTGCAGCAAGTGCCGGTCGATCTGCAACGAGAACAGCGAGAATGTCGACGTCAGCAGGAAGCGAAAGCACGAGGACgcgcagcagcaacagcaatcGCAGCAG CTGATCCCAGGGTCCACGAGAAGAAGCGACCGACGTTGCGGTCAGCAACCGCAGAAGACTCAGCGAACACTGCTGTCGGAATGCCGGGCGGAAAGCACGGTCTCCAATCAagcgacgacgaagacgacaaGTTCGAGTGCCGACTCGTCGAAGCTGGGAGCGTCGCTGATCCCAAAACTGTCGAGATTGCAGCCCAACGAGATCAGCAACGCGACCCAGGGGTCCGGTCAATTATCTG acaaagTAAAGGTCGCAGCAAGCGCACAATCTTCACATTGGCCTGTTAGAAGCGAAGAGGAGGCGTCCTTGAACATGCTGGCGTCGTCGCAGGAACGGGTGGAGTCCACCGCCGACTGTGATAATAATCCATCGATGGCTTATTGCGCCACGCCAAGAAGACTCAGCAGTTCGTCGGTGGAGAGCGCGAAGGTTCCCGAAGAGGAGGACAAGAAGACCTTCGCGGCCGCGGATTCGACGATGAGACTGAGAACCGGCAGAGTGCCGAGAAAGAAGCGCTCGGTGGGCTCGATGGAGGATCTCTGGGACGAATCGGTGTTCGAAGATCCTACGAGAACTGCCAGAACCACGCCGGTGATTAAGATCTCGTTTGGTGCGCAGGGCGAAGGGACTGTTCTCAAGATACCCGCGAAACCTCAGGATCCTGACGCGTACGAGCAAGAGACGGATGACGCCGATGACGCTCAGCAAGAGAGAGATCCTCTGGAGCTGCCCAGATCCTTCGGCGACAATTACGAGGGCGAGGAGGACGGGCAGGAACAGGTAGATCCTCAGAAGCAGGGCGGCGTGGTGAAAGACGCCAGTGCAAAGGCGGCAAAACGGGCTCTAAAAAAGGCCAAGAAAGAGGCTAGGAGAAAGATGCTGGGCGGAGTATCACCAGCGAGATCTCCTTGCAACGGATCGCCGAG ATACAACCCCACGTATGATCCACTCTCATATCACCGCCGGAAACACAAGGTAAAGCATAAAAAGAAGCACAAGGAGAGCAGGAAGCACAAGAatcagcaacagcagcaacaaccGGATCAGCCACAACAGTCTGAACAACCCTGTTTGGATTCCACGGGACAaccgcagcagcagcaacagcagcaggaGGAGGAGCAGCATCAACAGAATTGGAATGTCTTACCGGGCGGCGGTGAGTCCTACAGAGCCATCAAGGAGCAGTGCCTGAAACAGAAGTTGTCGATATCCCTGAAGAGGTTGAACACGAATGCGTACGCGCGTTGTGATTATCCTGTGAGTAACGCGTCCTCCGGCTGTAAGAGTTCGGGCGGTAGCAGCGACGAGTTGAGCGAACATGAGCCGGAAGTAGAGACCGCGCCAGATTTTCCACCCCATCAGTCGCACCCACTGGTCATGCGTCTAGCTGCCACCCCCGTGGCGCACTGTCTTACAACCAACGGTAAGCGGATGGACGTGGGCGACGTCGTATGGGGCAAAATCCATGGCTTTCCCTGGTGGCCTGGCAAG GTGTTAAGTATCACGGTATCTTGCAAGGAAGACGGTACCTCGTCGGGTCCTCAAGCTCACGTGGCTTGGTACGGATCGTCAACGAGTTCACTGATGTCCTGTGATCAATTAAGTCCCTTTCTGGAAACCTTTAAG ACGCGATATAACAAGAAAAAGCGCGGCCCGTACAAGGAGGCGATACGGCAGGCCCAAAACGAGGCTCGAAGTCAAAGTACGCCTAACTCAACTAGCAGCGTGTTGAACGTCTGCGGTTCGCCCCGCGAAGTCAACGTCCTTTCCTAA
- the LOC139808121 gene encoding uncharacterized protein isoform X1 has protein sequence MIHVSSESAHRYDRLKRKGAAFLTNLFKSRKLAVEMKINEDEEMKRAPRVETPAIITNACRRGGSENDSTMSRIPSTLSVTAVDVVVSCQPSPSHSILTLTPGRTRNIDQDMEALRLSRQDNPFLQVLASRESLVESIEESESDDAILMSQEYGDADPLTLAQVHEHLVRSPPPASWPNSTAFQFPNQDESTPGKNDAALLVKSPSKTPSHRGNDHELSRSETTTDIRDRHSHPFSLLHPTPIRSLSEVRRLHRSADDSVQLMSNE, from the exons ATGATACACGTGTCGTCCGAAAGCGCGCATAGATATGATCGGTTGAAACGCAAAGGGGCGGCTTTCCTAACGAATCTGTTTAAATCGAGAAAATTGGCGGTAGAGATGAAGATTAACGAAGACGAAGAGATGAAACGAGCGCCCAGGGTGGAGACTCCCG CAATTATTACGAATGCTTGTCGCCGGGGCGGCTCGGAGAACGACAGCACGATGTCCCGAATTCCGTCGACCTTGAGCGTGACAGCGGTGGACGTTGTCGTCTCCTGTCAGCCGTCACCCTCGCACTCGATTCTGACCCTGACACCCGGTAGAACGCGTAACATCGATCAGGACATGGAAGCACTCAGGCTGAGTCGTCAGGACAATCCTTTTCTACAG GTATTAGCAAGTCGAGAGAGCCTTGTGGAATCGATCGAGGAGTCCGAGTCCGACGATGCGATTCTAATGTCGCAG GAATACGGTGACGCGGATCCGCTTACACTCGCGCAGGTACACGAGCACCTGGTCCGCAGTCCACCACCGGCTTCGTGGCCCAATTCCACGGCCTTCCAGTTTCCCAATCAGGACGAAAGCACCCCGGGCAAAAATGATGCGGCACTCCTAGTCAAGAGCCCGTCAAAGACACCCTCGCATCGCGGTAACGACCACGAGCTCTCGAGGAGCGAGACGACGACCGATATTAGAG aTCGGCATTCCCATCCCTTCTCGTTACTACATCCGACGCCGATTCGTTCCTTGTCGGAAGTTCGACGACTTCACCGATCGGCCGACGACAGCGTGCAGCTCATGTCGAACGAATAA